The DNA segment GCTCTGAAAGTATGGCCGGAGTCTTCTGGCTGAGAAGACAAGGGATAGTGCCAGTTTCTCGATGCTTGGGTATCGAAGCTCGGTGTTTTGTAAGGTCTTGCTTGTGAAGTAGATTGGGAACTGTTTCTTTTCCCTTTCTGCAACAAGAGCGGAGCTTATAGCCCAGTTAGTGACAGACAAATATAAGAATAATGGCTCCCCTTGTAGGGGTGTGTGTAAAATTGGTGGTTTTGAAAGAGTATCTTTTAAAGTTGTAAATGCTTGTTCACAGTCATCAGTCCATTGGaaagctttttttgtttttaaagtttggaaaaaacaTGAGGATTTAGATGCTAGGCAAGGTAAGAATCTAGAGAGTGCAGCAAGTCTCCCTGTCAATCGTTGGACTTCTTTGAGGGTCCGTGGGCTTGTCATGTCCAAAATAGCTCGGCATTTTTCCGGGTTTGCCTCGATACCTCGGCTAGTGAGCATGAAGCCGAGGAATTTACCGCTCTGAACCCCGAATGCACACTTTTCAGGATTTAGCCGCATGTTATATTTTCTTAGCTGTCCGAAGATTTCTGTGAGGTCCTCAAGGTGATTATTGCCGATCTTTGTTTTGGCGACCATGTCGTCAATGTAGACCTCAATGTTTTTGCCGATTTGTTTGGCAAAAATTTTGTCCATTAGACGTTGATATGTTGCACCTGCATTCTTAAGGCCGAATGGCATGACTTTATAACAATAATTTCCATATTCGGTAATAAAGGCAGTCTTGTTTTGATCGGATGGATGCATTTGGATCTGGTTATAACCagaatatgcatccataaaaCTGAGTTTCTCAAAACCAGAGGCATTATCAACTAAACAGTCAATAGAGGGTAAAGGATATGAATCTttggggcatgctttgttgagatcggtgaaATCAACACACATGCGCCATTTACCGTTATGTTTTTTAACCATGACGATGTTTGCCAGCCATGTTGTGAATCTGATTTCTCGGATGAAGCCTGCGCTGATGAGCTTCTTGGTTTCGTCTAGGGAAGCTTGCTTTCGATCGTGCCCGGGATTTCTCTTTTTCTGTGCAACGGGTCGAATAGATGGATCTAATGCTAGCTTGTGTGATATGATGGATGGATCGATGCCTGGCATATCAGCTGGGGTCCATGCAAATAGGTCGGCATTCTGTTGTAAGAATGTTCGGAAAGAAGATTTTTCTTCTGAAGATAACGTGGATCCGACGTATGTGAACTTATCCATGCTTTCTGTGAAATAGATTTTATGTAGGTCTTCTGTTGGAGTCGGCCTTTCCAGTGTTCCTGCACGAGGGTCAAGGTCGGCAAGCATGTGTTGGTTGTTCGTGTTGCCGATGTTGTGGACCTGGGCTTTAGTGTTTCGGTGAGGTATTTTGAGGCTATTGTTGTAGCACTCTCTGGCTTCTTGGGCATCACTATGAATGGTTGCAATTGTGTTGTCCTGCAAGGGGAACTTAACGCAAAGATGAATTGTAGATACTATAGCGCCGAACCTATTTAAAAAAGGTCGGCCAAGTATAATATTATAGGGACTGAAGCAATCGACAACTAAGTATTGAATGTCTGAGGTTCTCGATGAAGGGAACTTACCGAGTGTGGTTTGCAACCACACAGAGCCCATAACCGGGACTCGCTCACCTGAGAATCCTACCAAGTCACCGGTGGAAGGTCGGATGATGTTATCGCTCAGTTTCATTTTCTGGAAAGTCGAGTAAAAGAGAACGTCGGCGCTGCTGCCTGGGTCGAGCAACACCTTTTTAATGAGGAGATCTCCGAGCTGTAGGGAAATTACGACTGGATCATCCAGATTTGTTATGCTGTTGTTATGATCAGCCGTCTGGAATGTTATCTGTGGAGATGTAGGTGGTGACTGATGTTGGTTTTGATCGGCATTGATAGAAAGGATAGCTCGGTAGGATCTTTTCCTTGCCGAACTTGTCGCTCCTCCACCTGCGAAACCTCCGGAAATACAGTTAATCGTACGTGTTGGTAGTTCGGGATGGTTACTGTTCGGGCGGTCTCTGTCTCGGTTATGTTGTGTAGCCGAGCTCTGGTCTCCCGGAGCGGGTGCGCGTCGATGCATTTGGCCGCTGATGAATTTGTCCAGATGACCTTGCCGAGCTAATCGCTCCAGCAGGTCTTTAGCGATGATGCAATCGTCGGTATTGTGTCTGTGCTTCTGGTGGAAAGAGCAGTATTTTGATCGGTCAGTGCCTTTCGAATCTGGGTAATTACCAGCTTTTCGTGGTGGCTTGATTAACTTTGAATTCAAGATCTCCTTGATGATGTCATCGcgtttggtgttgaatttggTGTAGGTCTCATATCGTGGGATTGGTTTGAAATTCTTCTTGCTGTCCCGTGGCTTGTCGTCGTCTTTATAGTAAGGCCTTTCTGTTTTCCGGGCTTGTCGGAGTTCTTCGACGTCAATCTGTCCTTTGGCTTTCTCACGGAATTCGGCCATTGTTTTTGGTTTGGCCACAGCAATAGTTTCTTGGAACTTTCCTGGTCTTAGTCCACTTTTTATGGCGTGTAGTTCTACCTCGGGGTGGAGGTCGGGTATGCTCATGGCTATCTTGGTGAAGCGCGTCATGTAGTCCTTGAGGCTTTCGTGTTGGCCCTGCTTGACCGTGTTCAGGTAATCGGAGTCGTGAAGGTAGATGGCGGATCCAGCAAAGTGCTCCTCAAAAGGTTTTGATATGTCTCGGAATCGGGAAATGGAACCTGCAGGCAGAGAACAAAACCAATCAAGTGCAGGACCGTCTAAATAAGATGGGAAACAACGACACAAAACTTTATCAGATGCACCGTTTACTATCATTATGGAGGTGAATTTTTTGATGTATTTCTTCGGATCACCCGACCCATCGTATGGAGTTAGGGTGGTCGGCAGAGTAAACCTTCGGGGCAGCACGAAGTTCATCACTTCCGCCGTGAATGGTCCAGGGGAGCTTTCCTGATCGTCATTTTCGATGTTTTTCTGAGTATTTTCATTATGTTCAGGCCGCTCTTCTTCTTGTCGAGCAGTGTCTGAGACATGTGTTGGCCCTGACTGCTGCTTGGCTTCTTCTGTCCGTTCTTGTCGGTCATCGTTTTCAATCCGAGTGTTATTTAAATTGGCGATTTGATTTGCCATTCTTTGGTTCTCCTCAGCCACGACTTGCCGCAACTCGGTCACCATCCGGAGCAATTCGGACGACGAGGGTGGAGGTTGTTCAGCCATGACTTCTAGACGGGAACCTTGAGGCCGATAATATATAGGAAAAGAGGTTTATATTCtcggccccacggtgggcgccagTTGTTCTTGTATGGATACCTGGAGGGAGAGCTCAGTCTCTGGGAGTCAGCGCCGAGCCATTGCTTTCGGTGCCGACCTTCAGGTCTTGTGATAGTCCGAGCTTTTCTCCAAGAGTATGTTCAATCGCATAGAGCTTTGAGTAAGAAACAGgggggagtgtacctgcaaaggcactccgaagCTTAAGTTAGTATTGAGAATTCAATATCCCCTTTAAAATAGAAGATCATACCTTTTATAGGTGACAGCGTATAGATCGGTTACGTTCCTGTATTTATTGTCTGTAATAAAGAGTAGTAATAAGAGTAAATGTCAGGTTGGACGTTTCTCATTTGTGGAGTAGTCCGTTGAGCTGATCTGTAACGTTAGATTTCAATAAATGATATTGATTATCAAATAGTGTCTGTAGTGCCGAGTTATAACTGTAGTGCCGAACTGTAACGCTGATGTTGTGGTAAATGCCGAGTTATGAATAGTAAAGCCGATTTATGATATTGAATTTATTATGGCTGGACCAGTTACAATCTTCgttaactataaaattaaaatctattaAAAAGGTTTGATAGACACAGTAAGATACATAAACCTTTCATCAGCAGAGGTTCATCCAGATAAATAAATTCTTATTCCAAATTCAATagtttattgaaaaagaaaaaattctatCATCAAATAAACTTATCCTtggtttttaacaaaaaataaaaaagaatctcTCTTCATGAAGACAGAGTTCAGAAAAAGAATCAAAATTATTCAAAGCTACTATGAATTACATATTAGAAAACCAACTTCAATCTGATGCCTACAATTTCTAGGATATTCGAAGAGCATTTGAAGTGTTTTCATATGGATTGTATATAGATCTTATTATGTGTCTCACTTTCATTGTGTTTTTCTTCCACATGCTTCTGTTCCAATTGTTGCTAGAACCAAAAAATTAGCCACGTTTTAACTAACAAAGCTAAAAGAAGTATGCATCTATGTACAACAAAGGTATGTTTCTTTAATctccaaagaaaaattaatcaattaggaagttaaataaataaagagttaTCTTTATCTAACCAAAGTAATTAAGTACCTAAAATTAGCTAATTACCAtacaatcaaattaaatatcagTAAAATCCGTTAAACTTTAAAACCCAATGATAGAACAGCACATgcaatactaattaattaagttggtGTGACAATTTTGCCTAATTAATTTCACATGGGTTCATCACTTCATTTCATAGAACCAAGTTGGTgtgaaaacaaacaaataaaacttctttttcaaattaagaCTATCAAACTTGAAAGTTTACCTAAACTTGTGGAACCTagaaaacttaaaattataaaataaaaaatatatattgtcaCTTATGTTATATCACTATGGACATAATGacaaattacttttttttatgtctttgcatgaatttataaaaaaataagtgataTTAATCAACATGGCAACAAAATGCTTGAGAAAAAAGCAAGATGTTGATGCAAGAATCTTGATAAtcttgtgctttgaccacaatGTATAAGACAACTTGTGTTTTGACCACAATGTATaagacaacaaaaaaaaatgtaggATGTGATCTTTCAAATATAAAAAGGTACTTGATCAGCAGAGAAAATGGCCCAAGCTAAGGGCTTGTTGAAGAGAACACTCTCCCTAACCAAACTCACAACACAACGAAGTCCTTGAATCAAAGAGTATCCAGCAGCCAAACCATTAGCTACTACCAAGGATCTGTAAAGTTTTTTAATCCATCAAAAACTAATGAATTAGGACAACAAAATATGCAACGCTTTTATTGCTAAAAATTAACATAGAACATAGATTAATAGATACTTACACCAAAGCTTTAACATCAATGAATTTAGCTTCCTTTTTAAAGGAGAAAAACACCTTCACTTGTGAATCAGTTCCAATAAGAACAGCTGCAACAAGTCCAAGACCAAGAATCATAAACCTTAACACCAACTCAGCTATCTTGATCCTCTTATCCAACAATTTCAGGTTTGTGCTATGGTACACTGGAACTATTCCAGGACTAACACCTATACCCAAATAACTCATTTTCTCTAGACACTAACAATGCAAAAGAAAACAATGGAGATCCATCACATTCTAAAACCATCTCAAATTGACTTAAAAATTGGGGGCATACTATTTGCAATAAATCCTCAGTGAGATCCATTTTGACCCCTTGATCTACTTTTGCTACGTCAGATTCATCACATTCTCCTTCGGCCTCTACCTCACAGCTAGAATTAAATCCATCCTCTTGAACCAAAATATTCCATCAGTAAGCTAATAATCATACCAAAATACAACTTGAGCTTATAATTTCCAACAATGTtaactttaaaacaaaaaaaaaacaaaaatctcaCTTGAAATGATAGAGAAATTTGGTGCGCTTGCGGTGAGAGGAATCGGAGCTGCTGCTACCTTCTCCGTTGTGGCACCGGCGAGTGAAAGGTACGGGTTTCACGGCATCATCACTCGATATGAGGCAGTGGTTCTTGGAATTGTCATTTTGGGACAATACGACTTTGCGGGTGATACCtgaaacaaaatcaaaaaaccCTTAAGAGGAAGTCGGCCACGGAGAGAGAGAACACATCAGCTAGAGGTCACACTCACCGCATCAGAGGAAGAACTCCCTTCCCATCGAGCCCTCCTCCACCCCGTGATAGTCCATCTCACCTCTTTGACTCCTCATCGCCCTCTTCCTGTGATTGTTCCGCCACTGCTGCATTTGGGAGGGAGAGTCACTACCTTAGAAGGAGAAATCTCGAGCCGTCCTCCGCCCCATTATAGTCCATCTTGCCTGTTGTGTCTCTGTGGGTTGAGAATTTTGGAGAGGTCTGCTGCCTCCACCACGTCCTCCTCTTCTGTGCTTTCAGACAACGAATTCCAGCTGCTAGGGTTAGTGTTTTAGGTGGGGGTCTTAGGGATTGGTGATTTTGGAACAATGAAGGAAGAAATTGGCGAAGATTGAAGAGAGTGAGACACTGACATGATGAAGGAAGGAGgacaaagagagagagagagagcgagaAACTGAGATGCAAGAGAGAAGGAGCAGCGCAGAGACAAACAACTTTACCTTTAGGTTActccttttcatttttttattccaaATTAACAAGAGAGCAACACGTGGCTTAATGAGCCACGGCTATTTTACAAGTAATAATAGATTTGTATTAATTTGTCTAATttggtttaaattttaatagattTTATTGAAGTTAGGAATATGATGTTG comes from the Arachis duranensis cultivar V14167 chromosome 7, aradu.V14167.gnm2.J7QH, whole genome shotgun sequence genome and includes:
- the LOC127740527 gene encoding CASP-like protein 2B1, with translation MSYLGIGVSPGIVPVYHSTNLKLLDKRIKIAELVLRFMILGLGLVAAVLIGTDSQVKVFFSFKKEAKFIDVKALVSLVVANGLAAGYSLIQGLRCVVSLVRESVLFNKPLAWAIFSADQVHEEIMGWFSTKHVELLNWFVLMKKIVKLGTNYVIVRFCQPLWMSNVS